In Melitaea cinxia chromosome 4, ilMelCinx1.1, whole genome shotgun sequence, a single genomic region encodes these proteins:
- the LOC123670246 gene encoding monocarboxylate transporter 1-like, with protein MTDRFLSGIALKKYSFRQVGLVGAGLFVLGDILTIFVQRTYQLVFTFGVIRGAGFGVMIPVSFTAFNCYFTKKRTAMMSANQTMSSMASITFPILVTFLLAEYGFRWTLALIMAVDLHLLVAMIVMHPVEWHMIKSPDCPERELSASDLDHTIKCKTNKSEVFDESIIKMLPGDDNVIEMKKTQVKSGRHESIQKSIIKVIYDNVELDLLKDPRFVSTLVGLGFAFVSDVTYLAMEPMLLFSYGYTQMQVATCVMIGAIADLVARFSLAVFTYFYNVDSKILFFAGTCVTMVLRIVLVTSDNLSFVIAITAISGLVRCSVQVLFPLVLVTAAPDRFPAALALHILFSGFLMLMADPLIGVIYETTGSYVNCFLAMSFCCLVCVVLWTVEYFVSRRNKS; from the exons ATGACGGACA gGTTCCTGAGTGGaatagctttaaaaaaatattcctttcGTCAAGTTGGTTTAGTTGGAGCTGGCTTATTTGTTTTAGGAGATATATTGACTATATTCGTACAAAGAACTTACCAGCTTGTGTTCACTTTTGGAGTTATACGAG GTGCAGGTTTTGGTGTAATGATACCTGTGAGTTTCACAGcgtttaattgttattttacaaaaaaacggACAGCAATGATGAGCGCAAATCAGACAATGAGCAGTATGGCGTCTATAACTTTTCCAATATTAGTAACGTTTTTACTGGCGGAATATGGTTTTCGGTGGACCTTAGCTCTGATAATGGCCGTTGACTTACATCTACTAGTCGCTATGATAGTAATGCATCCTGTTGAATGGCATATGATTAAATCTCCCGATTGCCCCGAAAGAG aacTATCGGCTTCTGACCTAGATCATACTATAAAATGTAAGACCAATAAATCGGAAGTATTTGatgaatcaataataaaaatgttaccaGGTGATGATAAtgtaattgaaatgaaaaaaacacAGGTGAAGTCAGGTCGACACGAGTCTatacaaaagagtataat taaagtcATATACGACAACGTCGAACTCGACTTATTGAAAGATCCTCGATTTGTAAGTACTTTGGTTGGACTTGGGTTTGCTTTCGTCTCTGATGTGACGTATTTGGCTATGGAACCgatgttattattttcatatggaTATACACAG ATGCAAGTAGCAACGTGTGTCATGATTGGTGCCATAGCTGATCTAGTCGCAAGGTTCAGCCTAGCtgtgtttacttatttttataatgttgacAGTAAAATACTTTTCTTCGCCGGTACTTGTGTTACTATGGTTTTAAGAATAG ttcTCGTAACATCTGACAATTTGAGCTTCGTGATCGCAATCACGGCAATCTCAGGTCTGGTCAGGTGTTCTGTGCAAGTTCTATTTCCTTTAGTACTTGTGACGGCAGCGCCGGATCGTTTTCCGGCTGCTTTAGCATTGCATATCCTATTTTCTGGATTCCTGATGTTAATGGCCGATCCGTTAATAG